A single genomic interval of Cupriavidus sp. MP-37 harbors:
- a CDS encoding GNAT family N-acetyltransferase, producing MTKLPGNFQIRPALPSDAQAVEAILTDTYLGTWKPQLTPAAAAAFEQQGKTRSYVEARLQAFRVACVDGVPAAMVDWENNFIWALHVGRAWQRMGLGGALLAHAEAEIARAGHREARLETDTFNQQSRAFYRRHGYAEIDFYPDESWDSGFTTVLLSKALAPV from the coding sequence ATGACCAAACTCCCTGGCAATTTCCAAATCCGTCCCGCCTTGCCCTCGGACGCGCAGGCCGTGGAAGCCATCCTCACCGACACCTACCTGGGCACCTGGAAGCCGCAACTGACGCCGGCCGCCGCAGCCGCCTTCGAACAACAAGGCAAGACCCGCAGCTACGTCGAAGCACGCTTGCAGGCATTCCGTGTCGCCTGCGTGGACGGTGTGCCGGCCGCGATGGTGGATTGGGAAAACAACTTCATCTGGGCGCTGCATGTCGGGCGGGCATGGCAGCGGATGGGATTGGGCGGGGCGCTGCTGGCGCATGCGGAAGCCGAAATCGCCCGCGCCGGGCATCGCGAGGCGAGGCTGGAGACGGATACGTTCAACCAGCAGAGCCGCGCCTTCTACCGGCGCCATGGCTATGCCGAGATCGATTTCTATCCCGATGAAAGCTGGGACAGCGGCTTTACCACGGTATTGCTGTCGAAAGCGCTGGCGCCGGTCTGA
- a CDS encoding D-amino acid aminotransferase, which produces MSDPIVHLNGTLVPLSEARIPVLDRGFIFGDGIYEVIPYYHGKPFRGAQHLARLHRSLEGIGIPDPYSAAQWLERVDEVVKANGLSDQLVYIQVTRGVARRTHAFPKEVVPTVLIMTNPMALPSAQMVEQGVACVTMEDRRWLNCQIKSTSLLGNVLAAQHAVEQGVTEAIQFRDGWLTEASASNVWVVRDGRVSAPPKDNLILEGIRYGFMEEICEAMGIALESRRIARDEVFAADEVLLSSASKELLPVVSIDGRAIGKGVPGPVFARLYAAYQAAKAAL; this is translated from the coding sequence ATGTCCGACCCCATCGTCCACCTCAACGGCACCCTCGTTCCGCTCTCCGAAGCCCGCATCCCTGTGCTGGACCGCGGCTTTATCTTCGGCGACGGCATCTATGAGGTGATCCCGTACTACCACGGCAAGCCGTTCCGCGGTGCGCAGCACCTGGCCCGCCTGCACCGGAGCCTGGAGGGCATCGGCATTCCCGATCCGTACAGCGCGGCGCAATGGCTGGAGCGGGTCGATGAGGTGGTCAAGGCCAACGGCCTGTCGGATCAGCTGGTCTATATCCAGGTGACCCGGGGCGTGGCCAGGCGCACGCATGCGTTCCCGAAGGAGGTGGTGCCGACGGTGCTGATCATGACCAATCCGATGGCGCTGCCGTCGGCGCAGATGGTCGAGCAGGGGGTGGCGTGCGTGACCATGGAGGACCGGCGCTGGCTGAATTGCCAGATCAAGTCGACCTCGCTGCTCGGCAACGTGCTGGCGGCGCAGCATGCGGTGGAGCAGGGCGTGACCGAGGCGATCCAGTTCCGCGACGGCTGGCTGACCGAGGCCTCGGCGTCCAACGTGTGGGTGGTGCGCGATGGCCGCGTGTCGGCGCCGCCCAAGGACAACCTGATCCTGGAGGGCATCCGCTACGGCTTCATGGAGGAGATCTGCGAGGCGATGGGGATTGCGCTGGAGTCGCGCCGGATCGCCAGGGACGAGGTGTTTGCCGCCGACGAGGTGCTGCTGTCGTCGGCCAGCAAGGAATTGCTGCCGGTAGTCAGCATCGACGGCCGTGCGATCGGCAAGGGCGTGCCGGGACCGGTGTTCGCGCGCTTGTATGCGGCTTACCAGGCGGCCAAGGCGGCGTTGTAA
- a CDS encoding OmpA family protein — translation MFESRPLTDRRSRWKPWLAAILLASLALAGCQTAPPDGRLSPAQLAVLQQEGFTLTGEGWELGLTDKVLFGFNEDLIEGERAANVRRIGRALSGVGIERLRVDGHTDDAGPAEYNQSLSVRRAEAVARLLADAGFARDNIEVRGLGKSRPVADNRTAAGRAENRRVAIIVSVE, via the coding sequence ATGTTTGAGAGTCGTCCTCTGACCGATCGCAGATCCCGCTGGAAGCCCTGGCTGGCGGCCATCCTGCTGGCCAGCCTGGCGCTGGCCGGCTGCCAGACCGCGCCGCCCGACGGCCGGCTGTCGCCGGCGCAACTGGCGGTCCTGCAGCAGGAGGGCTTCACGCTGACCGGCGAAGGCTGGGAACTCGGTCTCACCGACAAGGTGCTGTTCGGCTTCAACGAAGACCTGATCGAAGGCGAACGCGCCGCCAACGTGCGCCGCATCGGGCGGGCGCTGAGCGGGGTGGGGATCGAGCGCCTGCGCGTGGACGGCCATACCGACGATGCCGGCCCGGCGGAATACAACCAGTCGCTGTCGGTGCGGCGCGCCGAGGCCGTGGCCCGGCTGCTGGCCGATGCCGGCTTTGCGCGGGACAACATCGAAGTACGCGGGCTGGGCAAGTCCCGCCCGGTGGCGGACAACCGCACGGCCGCGGGACGCGCCGAGAACCGGCGCGTCGCCATCATCGTTTCGGTAGAGTAG
- a CDS encoding diguanylate cyclase domain-containing protein has translation MSQPQPVRGHGARPTLYSVLRRIHLGVALIAVCTAGLALTAIGVTALRVYADHNVRLVARSIAYTLEAPVVFRDQAATAETLAAIAASEDIARATVYDRDHHVLAVWQRPGEAPLTGLRHALVEWLGTDAVGQPILHQGQQVGMLRVSGDPRNLLHFLLRGALGLLACLLLTAVGAHYLASRLLVQIIEPLRNLMRVAHAVRSQRDFAQRTPPASIAELNALSEDFNGLLDELQTWQNQMQHENRSLAHRANHDALTGLLNRAAFVEALEHAVRHAAANDEYAAVLYLDSDDFKHVNDRHGHAAGDAVLVAVAQRIRASLRSRDTVARIGGDEFAVLATALRAPGDAIQIAEHILHAMACPIDLPDGSSVQASLSIGLAVFPVHAQGSQALLHAADAAMYGAKRRSGGIWQSAEPRLDVTQ, from the coding sequence ATGAGCCAGCCGCAGCCGGTGCGCGGGCATGGTGCGCGCCCCACCCTCTACAGCGTGCTGCGCCGCATTCACCTGGGCGTGGCGCTGATCGCGGTATGCACCGCCGGCCTGGCGCTGACCGCGATCGGCGTCACCGCGCTGCGCGTCTACGCCGACCACAACGTGCGGCTGGTGGCGCGCTCCATCGCCTACACGCTGGAAGCGCCGGTGGTGTTCCGCGACCAGGCGGCCACCGCGGAGACGCTGGCCGCGATCGCGGCCTCGGAAGACATCGCCCGCGCCACCGTCTATGACCGCGACCACCACGTGCTGGCGGTATGGCAGCGCCCCGGCGAGGCGCCGCTGACCGGCCTGCGCCACGCGCTGGTCGAATGGCTGGGCACCGATGCCGTCGGGCAGCCCATCCTGCACCAGGGGCAACAGGTCGGCATGCTGCGCGTCAGCGGCGACCCGCGCAACCTGCTGCATTTCCTGCTGCGCGGCGCGCTGGGCCTGCTGGCGTGCCTGTTGCTGACCGCTGTCGGCGCACACTACCTCGCCAGCCGGCTGCTGGTGCAGATCATCGAGCCCTTGCGCAACCTGATGCGGGTGGCGCACGCGGTCCGTTCGCAGCGCGATTTCGCGCAGCGCACGCCGCCGGCCAGCATCGCCGAACTCAATGCGCTCAGCGAGGACTTCAACGGCCTGCTCGACGAGCTGCAGACCTGGCAAAACCAGATGCAGCACGAAAACCGCTCGCTTGCCCACCGCGCCAACCACGATGCCCTGACCGGGCTGCTGAACCGCGCCGCCTTTGTCGAGGCGCTGGAGCACGCCGTGCGCCACGCGGCCGCCAACGACGAATATGCCGCGGTGCTGTATCTGGACAGCGACGATTTCAAGCACGTCAACGACCGCCACGGCCATGCCGCCGGCGACGCGGTGCTGGTCGCGGTAGCCCAGCGCATCCGCGCCAGCCTGCGCAGCCGCGACACCGTGGCACGCATCGGCGGCGACGAATTCGCCGTGCTGGCCACCGCGCTGCGCGCGCCGGGCGATGCGATCCAGATCGCCGAGCACATCCTGCACGCGATGGCCTGCCCCATCGACCTGCCCGACGGCAGCTCGGTGCAGGCCTCGCTCAGCATCGGCCTGGCCGTCTTCCCTGTCCACGCGCAAGGCAGCCAGGCCCTGCTGCACGCCGCCGACGCCGCCATGTACGGCGCCAAGCGGCGCTCCGGCGGCATCTGGCAAAGCGCCGAGCCGCGCCTGGACGTCACGCAGTGA
- a CDS encoding YfiR family protein gives MAPAPASPPPTAPAARARPLLHRGLAALLLAVTLAVLPAMLPPAVTAQPAPQRADLVARVVISLLGYARWPVERDPVRLCVDHASRYAARLKEGGTLANGRAVQTRQVDVLADMLHPACDALYVGTMNEPRRKRLAAELTGRPVLVIAEEDFECEVGSMFCLNIRDNQVSFRVNLDTLARSGVHMHPGVLQLGRRKGAPS, from the coding sequence ATGGCGCCCGCCCCAGCCAGCCCTCCTCCGACCGCGCCCGCTGCCCGAGCCCGACCGCTGCTGCACCGTGGCCTGGCCGCGCTGCTGCTCGCCGTGACGCTGGCGGTGCTGCCGGCCATGCTGCCGCCGGCGGTGACCGCGCAGCCTGCCCCGCAGCGGGCCGACCTGGTCGCGCGCGTGGTCATCAGCCTGCTCGGCTACGCGCGCTGGCCGGTGGAGCGCGACCCCGTGCGGCTGTGCGTCGATCACGCCAGCCGCTATGCGGCCCGGCTGAAGGAAGGCGGCACGCTCGCCAACGGCCGCGCCGTGCAGACCCGCCAGGTCGACGTGCTGGCCGACATGCTGCATCCGGCGTGCGATGCGCTGTACGTGGGCACCATGAACGAACCGCGCCGCAAACGCCTGGCGGCCGAGCTGACCGGCCGCCCGGTGCTGGTCATCGCCGAAGAAGATTTCGAGTGCGAGGTGGGCAGCATGTTCTGCCTCAACATCCGCGACAACCAGGTCTCGTTCCGCGTCAACCTCGATACCCTTGCCCGCAGCGGCGTGCACATGCACCCCGGCGTGCTGCAACTCGGCCGCCGCAAGGGAGCGCCGTCATGA
- a CDS encoding CopD family protein, translating to MITDPLLRLLHLTGVAVWVGGMFFAYLCLRPVAGSLLEPPPRLRLWRGVFARFFPWVWASVLAILLSGGAMMAATGMAGAPRNWHLMLGIGVVMAGIFCYVWFGPYRALGRAVDAQDWPAAGAALNRIRQAVGTNLVLGLVNIAVATLGRWLA from the coding sequence ATGATCACCGACCCGCTTCTCCGCTTGCTGCACCTGACCGGCGTTGCCGTCTGGGTCGGCGGCATGTTCTTCGCCTACCTGTGCCTGCGGCCGGTCGCCGGCAGCCTGCTGGAGCCGCCGCCGCGCCTGCGCCTGTGGCGCGGCGTGTTTGCCCGCTTCTTCCCATGGGTGTGGGCGTCGGTGCTCGCGATCCTGTTGAGCGGCGGCGCGATGATGGCGGCAACGGGCATGGCGGGCGCACCGCGCAACTGGCACCTGATGCTGGGCATCGGGGTGGTCATGGCGGGCATCTTCTGCTACGTGTGGTTCGGCCCCTACCGGGCGCTGGGCCGGGCCGTGGATGCGCAGGACTGGCCCGCCGCCGGTGCCGCGCTGAACCGCATCCGGCAGGCGGTAGGGACCAACCTCGTGCTCGGGCTGGTCAATATCGCCGTGGCGACGCTGGGCCGCTGGCTCGCCTGA
- a CDS encoding lysozyme inhibitor LprI family protein, with product MRVLAVVAVVGLAVAAIPAGAADNGGLSADYARCMGKAVSTADMLNCAALESRVQDIALNGAYQSLLRRLEAPRTGQLRVAQRAWLEYRKANCAYVSDPAGGSAARVAGATCMLEMTAARVRELRAFATGAAGR from the coding sequence ATGCGCGTTCTCGCAGTTGTTGCCGTCGTCGGCCTGGCCGTGGCGGCCATCCCCGCCGGCGCCGCGGACAATGGCGGCCTGAGCGCCGACTATGCGCGCTGCATGGGCAAGGCCGTGTCGACTGCCGACATGCTCAACTGTGCTGCCCTGGAGTCGCGGGTCCAGGACATTGCGCTGAACGGCGCTTACCAGTCGCTGCTGCGGCGGCTGGAGGCGCCGCGCACCGGCCAATTGCGGGTGGCGCAACGGGCCTGGCTCGAGTACCGCAAGGCCAATTGCGCTTATGTGTCCGATCCCGCCGGTGGCAGCGCGGCGCGCGTGGCCGGCGCGACCTGCATGCTGGAGATGACCGCCGCGCGCGTGCGCGAGTTGCGCGCCTTCGCCACCGGGGCCGCCGGCCGGTGA
- a CDS encoding MliC family protein yields MSDRLILSRTRIAVLLAALCASATAQAARAPGIDGVRFPEVRTTRYQCDGGKTLAVRYFNSPDNQAAVFRIDGKPVLAVSTVSASGARYVGGRYEWWTKGESGTLRDLMQPETAAPALANCHAGP; encoded by the coding sequence ATGTCCGATCGCCTGATCCTGTCCCGCACCCGCATCGCTGTCCTGCTGGCCGCCCTCTGTGCCAGCGCCACGGCCCAGGCCGCGCGCGCGCCGGGCATCGACGGCGTGCGCTTTCCCGAGGTGCGCACCACGCGCTACCAGTGCGACGGCGGCAAGACGCTGGCGGTGCGCTATTTCAACAGCCCGGACAACCAGGCCGCGGTGTTCCGCATCGACGGCAAGCCGGTGCTGGCGGTGAGCACGGTGTCGGCGTCCGGCGCGCGCTATGTCGGCGGCCGCTACGAATGGTGGACCAAGGGCGAGTCAGGTACGCTGCGCGACCTGATGCAGCCGGAAACCGCCGCGCCCGCGCTGGCCAACTGCCACGCCGGGCCATAA
- a CDS encoding glycerol-3-phosphate dehydrogenase/oxidase, which yields MHSLPTPIQPPGRAALLATLEREPRWDVIVIGGGATGLGTAVDAASRGYRTLLVEAADFAKGTSSKATKLVHGGVRYLAQGNISLVREALHERGLLARNAPHLVWPLGFVVPAYQMFDQPFYGIGLKLYDMLAGNLNLSGSRWLNHREVLDAAPNLAEHVGGRPLRGGNLYFDGQFDDARLAVALMRTLFDVGGTALNYMRATGLSQQGGVISGVTVQDVLGGGSYRLRADCVINATGVWVDAIRQMEDGHARTMVAPSQGVHLTLPRSFLPGDRAILIPKTDDGRVLFVVPWNGHTIVGTTDTPRRDLPLEPDAGADDVDFILETASRYLAKDPTRADVTSVWAGLRPLVRATGEASTASLSREHTIVVSRAGLITVTGGKWTTYRKMAEDVIETAIQRQMVRAAPCVTAELPLHGAAGLPADLPPPDSGSPDRYYGNELGLLRALPGHDRMLAGASGLTEAHVRFAARHELARRVEDVLARRNRALFLDARAAVDAAPAVAAILAEELAEDEAWQAREVESFRALATGYMLG from the coding sequence ATGCACAGCCTTCCCACCCCGATCCAGCCGCCCGGCCGCGCCGCCCTGCTCGCCACCCTGGAGCGCGAGCCGCGCTGGGACGTGATCGTCATCGGCGGCGGCGCCACCGGCCTCGGCACCGCGGTCGACGCCGCCTCGCGCGGCTACCGCACGCTGCTGGTCGAAGCCGCTGACTTTGCCAAGGGCACTTCGAGCAAGGCCACCAAGCTGGTGCACGGCGGCGTGCGCTACCTGGCCCAGGGCAATATCAGCCTGGTGCGCGAGGCGCTGCACGAGCGCGGCCTGCTGGCGCGCAACGCGCCGCACCTGGTGTGGCCGCTGGGCTTCGTGGTGCCGGCCTACCAGATGTTCGACCAGCCCTTCTACGGCATCGGCCTCAAGCTCTATGACATGCTGGCCGGCAACCTCAACCTGTCCGGCAGCCGCTGGCTGAACCACCGCGAGGTGCTGGACGCCGCGCCCAACCTGGCCGAACACGTCGGCGGACGTCCGCTGCGCGGCGGCAACCTGTACTTCGACGGCCAGTTCGACGATGCGCGGCTGGCGGTGGCGCTGATGCGGACCCTGTTCGACGTCGGCGGCACCGCGCTCAACTACATGCGCGCGACCGGCTTGAGCCAGCAAGGCGGCGTGATCAGCGGCGTGACGGTGCAGGACGTGCTCGGCGGCGGCAGCTATCGGCTGCGGGCCGACTGCGTGATCAACGCCACCGGCGTGTGGGTCGATGCCATCCGCCAGATGGAAGACGGGCATGCCCGCACCATGGTCGCGCCCAGCCAGGGCGTGCACCTGACGCTGCCACGCAGCTTCCTGCCGGGCGACCGTGCCATCCTGATTCCGAAGACCGATGACGGCCGGGTGCTGTTCGTGGTGCCCTGGAACGGGCACACCATCGTCGGCACCACCGACACGCCGCGCCGCGACCTGCCGCTGGAGCCCGATGCCGGCGCCGACGATGTCGACTTCATCCTGGAAACCGCGTCGCGCTACCTGGCCAAGGACCCCACCCGCGCCGACGTCACCAGCGTCTGGGCCGGACTGCGGCCGCTGGTGCGGGCCACCGGCGAAGCCTCCACCGCTTCGCTGTCGCGCGAACATACCATCGTGGTGTCCAGGGCCGGGCTGATCACCGTCACCGGCGGCAAATGGACCACCTACCGCAAGATGGCCGAAGACGTGATCGAGACCGCGATCCAGCGCCAGATGGTGCGCGCGGCGCCATGCGTGACCGCTGAGCTGCCGCTGCATGGCGCCGCCGGGTTGCCGGCCGACCTGCCGCCGCCGGATTCGGGCTCACCGGACCGCTACTACGGCAATGAGCTGGGCCTGCTGCGCGCGCTGCCCGGACACGACCGCATGCTCGCCGGCGCGTCCGGCCTGACCGAGGCCCATGTGCGTTTTGCCGCCCGGCATGAGCTGGCGCGCCGGGTCGAGGACGTGCTGGCACGGCGCAACCGCGCGCTGTTCCTGGACGCCCGCGCGGCCGTCGATGCGGCACCGGCGGTGGCGGCGATACTGGCCGAAGAACTCGCCGAGGATGAAGCCTGGCAGGCACGCGAGGTGGAAAGCTTCCGCGCGCTCGCCACCGGCTACATGCTCGGCTGA